From a single Phorcysia thermohydrogeniphila genomic region:
- the yihA gene encoding ribosome biogenesis GTP-binding protein YihA/YsxC: MVKIKKVRLYKTVYVPEELPRTPYREVAFVGRSNVGKSSLLNTLANNFKLARVSSEPGKTRSVNFFLVNERFFLVDLPGYGFAKVPLKEQKRWRELIETYLKGRDTLKGVFLLVDSRIGPTEKDLQMKDWLDFYGIPYVVVATKVDKLRTSERQKLEKKIQEGLGDKNIKIVPFSAKTREGRVELLKEIERLLES, encoded by the coding sequence ATGGTAAAGATAAAGAAAGTAAGGCTCTACAAGACCGTTTACGTTCCCGAGGAACTTCCCCGGACCCCTTACAGGGAGGTAGCTTTCGTAGGAAGGTCAAACGTCGGGAAGTCTTCTCTCCTTAATACCCTTGCTAACAACTTTAAGCTGGCAAGGGTAAGCTCTGAGCCGGGAAAGACCCGCTCTGTTAACTTCTTCCTCGTTAACGAGAGGTTCTTCCTCGTTGACCTTCCCGGTTACGGCTTTGCAAAAGTTCCCCTTAAAGAGCAGAAGAGGTGGAGAGAGCTTATAGAGACCTACCTAAAGGGAAGGGATACCCTTAAGGGGGTATTCCTCCTTGTAGATTCCCGTATCGGGCCAACAGAAAAAGACCTTCAGATGAAGGACTGGCTTGACTTTTACGGAATCCCTTACGTCGTTGTAGCTACGAAGGTGGACAAGCTCAGGACTTCTGAGAGGCAGAAGCTTGAGAAGAAGATACAGGAGGGTTTGGGAGACAAGAACATAAAAATAGTGCCTTTTTCCGCAAAGACGAGGGAAGGAAGGGTGGAACTTTTAAAGGAGATAGAGAGGCTCTTAGAGTCCTGA
- a CDS encoding TlpA family protein disulfide reductase: protein MRKLLVAFLALSVATFVGCGKEETKVEKAQEEVRKNEEGVKAYDFELTDVNGKKVKLSDFKGKVVIVQFFGTYCPPCRMEMPVLEKLYKDYGGKVVVLGISVDYMGEDPSKLKPFVKQMGVTYPVLVSDERTWQEYAARITGLDSIPQTYIIDKEGFVRYYEVGYMPSYESLFRKAVEELLRE, encoded by the coding sequence ATGAGGAAGCTCTTGGTGGCCTTTCTTGCCCTTTCGGTAGCTACCTTTGTCGGTTGTGGAAAAGAGGAGACAAAGGTTGAAAAGGCTCAGGAAGAAGTTAGGAAAAATGAGGAAGGCGTTAAGGCCTACGATTTTGAGCTAACGGACGTTAACGGCAAGAAGGTTAAGCTCTCTGACTTTAAAGGAAAGGTGGTCATAGTTCAGTTCTTCGGAACTTACTGCCCTCCCTGCAGGATGGAGATGCCCGTCCTTGAAAAGCTCTACAAAGACTACGGCGGTAAGGTGGTGGTCTTAGGTATTTCCGTTGACTACATGGGAGAGGACCCTTCAAAGCTAAAGCCTTTTGTCAAGCAGATGGGAGTAACCTACCCCGTCCTTGTTTCCGACGAGAGGACTTGGCAGGAGTACGCTGCAAGGATTACCGGTCTTGATTCCATCCCCCAGACTTACATTATTGATAAGGAAGGTTTTGTAAGGTACTACGAAGTTGGTTATATGCCCTCCTACGAGTCCCTCTTTAGGAAAGCTGTTGAAGAGCTCCTGAGAGAGTAA
- the trxB gene encoding thioredoxin-disulfide reductase, producing the protein MKVWDVVIVGAGPAGLAAGIYAGRSRLKTLILDQMMPGGQLLITERIENYPGFFEGITGFELSEKMRQHAEKFGAVFENGQLVSTVDVEGDLFVVRTESGEIKGKTLIWAAGSTPRKLNVPGEAEFTGRGVSYCAVCDGAFFRDRTVAVVGGGDSALEEALYLTKFASKVYLIHRRDKFRAVRIIQDRVLKNDKIEPVLNKVVVSINGTQFVESLTLRDTETGELSELPVDGVFIFIGNEPNTSAVAHLVDTTEDGFIITDDEMRTKTPGLFAAGDVRHKSLRQVVTAAADGAIAAMSATKYLEEKEG; encoded by the coding sequence ATGAAGGTTTGGGATGTTGTTATAGTCGGTGCCGGCCCTGCCGGGCTGGCGGCCGGCATTTACGCCGGTCGCTCTCGGCTGAAGACGCTTATACTTGACCAGATGATGCCCGGAGGACAGCTCCTCATTACAGAGCGGATTGAGAACTACCCGGGTTTCTTTGAGGGGATTACGGGCTTTGAGCTCTCAGAGAAGATGAGACAGCACGCTGAGAAGTTCGGAGCCGTCTTTGAGAACGGCCAGCTTGTAAGCACCGTTGACGTTGAAGGAGACCTCTTTGTAGTAAGGACAGAGTCGGGAGAGATTAAAGGGAAAACCCTTATATGGGCAGCAGGCTCTACTCCTAGGAAACTTAACGTTCCCGGTGAGGCAGAGTTTACAGGTAGGGGAGTTTCTTACTGTGCCGTCTGTGATGGAGCTTTCTTTAGGGATAGAACCGTTGCCGTTGTTGGCGGTGGGGATTCAGCCCTTGAGGAGGCCCTATACTTAACGAAGTTTGCCAGCAAGGTGTACCTTATCCATAGAAGGGATAAGTTCAGGGCTGTCAGGATTATTCAGGATAGGGTTTTAAAGAATGACAAGATAGAGCCGGTTCTGAATAAAGTTGTGGTTTCAATAAACGGAACTCAGTTCGTAGAGTCCCTTACTCTTAGGGATACAGAGACCGGAGAGCTCTCAGAGCTCCCAGTTGACGGCGTTTTTATCTTCATAGGCAACGAGCCCAACACTTCTGCCGTTGCCCACCTTGTAGATACAACAGAGGATGGTTTTATCATTACTGACGATGAAATGAGAACTAAAACGCCGGGACTTTTTGCTGCCGGCGACGTTAGGCATAAGTCTTTAAGACAGGTCGTTACTGCTGCTGCAGATGGAGCAATTGCTGCAATGTCTGCCACAAAATACCTTGAGGAGAAGGAAGGTTAA
- the trxA gene encoding thioredoxin, protein MAQEIRTIEEFEREVLSSDVPVLVDFWAPWCGPCRMLAPTIDELAEQYAGKIKVFKVNTDELPMLAMQYGIRGIPTVMLFVNGDVADVKVGLQPKAVFEAMIERVLGEQ, encoded by the coding sequence ATGGCTCAGGAAATTAGGACCATTGAAGAGTTTGAAAGGGAAGTTCTCTCTTCCGACGTTCCCGTACTTGTAGACTTTTGGGCTCCGTGGTGCGGTCCATGTAGGATGCTTGCTCCAACTATTGACGAGCTGGCTGAGCAGTATGCCGGAAAGATAAAGGTGTTTAAGGTTAACACCGATGAGCTCCCGATGCTCGCAATGCAGTACGGTATCAGGGGTATTCCTACAGTAATGCTCTTTGTAAACGGGGACGTTGCCGACGTTAAGGTCGGTCTTCAGCCTAAGGCAGTCTTTGAAGCGATGATAGAAAGGGTTCTCGGGGAGCAGTAA
- a CDS encoding ArsR/SmtB family transcription factor, with product MSDCERIAEVLKALGHPTRVKIIKFLADGEKCVKEIWQELGIPQPTVSQHINILKSAGIISFRKDGVKTCYRVEEPKAVEIIKLLSEEGD from the coding sequence TTGAGCGATTGCGAGAGAATTGCGGAAGTTTTGAAAGCCCTTGGCCATCCGACCCGCGTGAAGATTATCAAGTTCTTGGCCGATGGGGAAAAGTGCGTTAAGGAGATATGGCAGGAGCTCGGTATCCCGCAGCCGACAGTTTCTCAGCATATAAATATTCTCAAGAGTGCGGGAATTATCTCTTTCAGGAAAGACGGCGTTAAAACCTGTTACAGAGTAGAAGAGCCGAAGGCTGTTGAGATAATCAAACTACTTTCAGAGGAGGGTGACTAA
- the amrB gene encoding AmmeMemoRadiSam system protein B — translation MVRYPAVAGQFYPGTAKELRLYLDSYCRSDLPRVKAKAVIVPHAGYVYSGKVAGETYSRVEIPGKNVILGPNHTGLGKPASVFPEGVWLTPFGEVPVDEGVVERLISHYPYEADTTAHIYEHSLEVQVPFLQHCSRYRSDLKIVPVVFQHISYSDCAVAGEVLAEAIKDEDALIVVSTDFSHYVSQSEAEKYDSYAIDAILNLDPEELYRRVLTYNISMCGVIPATVGLIAAKLLGAESAELVMYRTSGDVTGDYAQVVGYAGIIVY, via the coding sequence ATGGTAAGGTATCCGGCAGTTGCTGGCCAGTTCTATCCGGGGACGGCGAAGGAGCTCCGCCTCTACCTTGACTCTTACTGCAGGTCTGACCTTCCAAGAGTAAAAGCTAAGGCGGTAATTGTTCCCCACGCAGGCTACGTGTACTCTGGTAAAGTTGCTGGAGAGACTTATAGCAGGGTTGAGATACCAGGGAAGAACGTCATTTTAGGGCCAAACCATACAGGCTTGGGAAAGCCGGCCTCTGTTTTTCCTGAAGGGGTCTGGCTAACACCCTTTGGAGAAGTTCCCGTTGACGAGGGGGTCGTTGAGAGGCTAATCTCCCACTACCCCTACGAAGCGGACACGACTGCCCACATCTACGAGCACTCCTTAGAAGTTCAAGTTCCGTTTTTACAGCACTGCTCCCGTTACAGGAGCGACCTGAAGATAGTTCCTGTAGTTTTTCAGCATATATCCTACTCCGACTGTGCTGTGGCTGGCGAGGTTCTTGCAGAGGCAATAAAGGACGAAGATGCCCTCATAGTTGTGAGTACAGACTTCTCCCACTACGTTTCTCAGTCTGAGGCTGAAAAGTACGACTCCTACGCTATAGACGCGATACTCAACTTAGACCCTGAGGAGCTCTACAGGAGAGTTCTGACCTACAACATCTCTATGTGCGGTGTTATCCCTGCAACTGTTGGACTCATTGCTGCGAAGTTACTCGGTGCAGAAAGCGCAGAGCTCGTTATGTATAGAACATCCGGAGATGTAACCGGGGACTACGCACAGGTTGTGGGTTATGCCGGGATAATCGTATATTAA
- the panD gene encoding aspartate 1-decarboxylase: protein MRRFMFKSKIHRATVTGADLHYEGSITIDSELLKLADILPYEKVDIYNITNGERFSTYVIPGEPGSGEICLNGAAARKVQKGDLVIIVSYCELEEEEIEDFQPIVVLVDEKNRPVKVSRGSGGLT from the coding sequence ATGAGAAGGTTCATGTTCAAGTCCAAGATACACAGGGCAACGGTAACGGGAGCCGACCTTCACTACGAAGGTAGCATAACCATAGACAGCGAACTCCTAAAGCTCGCAGACATCCTGCCCTACGAAAAGGTTGACATATACAACATAACCAACGGAGAGCGCTTCTCAACCTACGTAATACCGGGAGAACCGGGAAGTGGGGAAATATGCTTAAACGGAGCTGCCGCAAGGAAGGTACAGAAAGGAGACCTCGTAATTATTGTAAGCTACTGTGAACTTGAGGAAGAGGAGATAGAGGACTTCCAGCCCATTGTTGTTTTAGTTGACGAGAAAAACAGACCAGTAAAAGTAAGCAGAGGTTCCGGCGGACTTACGTAA
- a CDS encoding inositol-3-phosphate synthase, protein MSEKVKVAIVGVGNCASSLIQGIYYYRNKSEEEISGLMHYDIGGYKPWDIEVVAAFDIDVRKVGKDVSKAIFEKPNCTTVFCPDVPEMGVEVQMGPIMDGFAEHMKDYPEDQRFVPADKEPVDVVKVLKESGAEVVINYLPVGSEEATRFYAQCALEAGCAFVNCIPVFIASDEEWAKKFREKGLPIVGDDIKSQVGATITHRVLATLMSDRGVRIDRTYQLNFGGNTDFLNMLERKRLKTKKVSKTEAVRSLLPYPIESDNIHIGPSDYVPWLKDNKIAYIRLEGRLFGDVPMYIELKLSVEDSPNSAGSAIDAIRCAKLALDRGIAGPLYSISAYTMKHPPVQYPDWKAKELVDKFIKGEVER, encoded by the coding sequence ATGTCAGAAAAAGTAAAGGTGGCCATAGTTGGGGTGGGAAACTGTGCAAGTTCCCTGATTCAGGGAATTTATTACTACCGTAATAAAAGTGAAGAAGAGATATCTGGTCTTATGCACTACGACATAGGTGGTTACAAGCCTTGGGACATAGAAGTTGTTGCTGCCTTTGACATAGATGTTAGAAAGGTAGGGAAGGACGTTAGTAAGGCAATATTTGAAAAGCCCAACTGCACGACGGTTTTCTGTCCAGATGTCCCTGAGATGGGTGTTGAGGTCCAGATGGGACCTATAATGGACGGCTTTGCTGAGCACATGAAGGATTACCCAGAAGACCAGCGTTTCGTTCCTGCCGATAAGGAGCCGGTAGACGTTGTTAAGGTTTTGAAGGAGAGTGGTGCGGAGGTTGTAATAAACTACCTGCCGGTTGGTTCAGAGGAAGCTACGAGGTTTTACGCCCAGTGTGCCCTTGAGGCTGGCTGTGCCTTTGTAAACTGTATTCCTGTTTTTATAGCCTCTGATGAAGAATGGGCAAAGAAGTTCAGGGAAAAAGGACTTCCTATAGTTGGTGATGACATAAAGTCTCAGGTTGGAGCGACAATTACCCATAGAGTTCTTGCTACCTTAATGAGCGACAGGGGAGTTAGGATAGATAGAACCTACCAGCTCAACTTTGGCGGTAACACCGACTTCCTCAACATGCTGGAAAGGAAGAGATTAAAGACCAAGAAGGTTTCTAAGACGGAAGCTGTAAGGTCTCTCCTCCCCTACCCTATTGAGAGCGATAACATCCACATAGGTCCAAGCGATTACGTTCCGTGGCTCAAGGACAACAAGATTGCCTACATAAGGCTTGAGGGAAGGCTCTTCGGTGATGTCCCTATGTACATAGAGCTCAAGCTGTCCGTTGAGGACTCTCCGAACAGCGCTGGCTCAGCAATTGACGCAATAAGGTGCGCTAAATTAGCCCTTGATAGGGGTATTGCCGGCCCCCTCTACTCAATTTCTGCTTACACTATGAAACATCCACCAGTTCAGTACCCTGACTGGAAGGCAAAGGAGCTGGTGGATAAGTTTATAAAGGGAGAGGTAGAGAGGTAG
- the ybgF gene encoding tol-pal system protein YbgF yields the protein MRRLILVPIALSFLFGCAQTQGPVNADFSQIKKELEALKVKVDSQGEKLSLLEERLSKVEDKSAGNEQQIFELKKKVEEIDKTLSAVTVPITSVKPPSVEGKEGEKPQPVVQLSARDLYRQAFNAMEAGDLEKAKSLFEQLVQQYPESSLADNALYWIGEIYYSHNDYETAVNYFKQVIEKYPNENKVPAAMLKLGLCYKGMGDVEKAKEAFRKVIEMYPGTPEAGIAKVKLMELER from the coding sequence ATGAGAAGGTTGATTCTTGTTCCTATAGCACTCTCTTTCCTTTTTGGGTGTGCACAGACTCAGGGACCGGTTAACGCCGATTTCTCACAGATTAAAAAAGAGCTTGAAGCCCTTAAGGTCAAGGTGGACTCTCAAGGAGAGAAACTTTCCCTCTTAGAGGAGAGGCTCTCAAAAGTTGAAGACAAAAGCGCAGGTAACGAGCAACAGATTTTTGAGCTTAAAAAGAAAGTAGAGGAAATAGACAAAACCCTTTCTGCCGTTACGGTTCCCATTACTTCTGTTAAACCTCCCTCCGTGGAGGGCAAGGAGGGAGAGAAACCCCAGCCAGTTGTTCAGCTTAGCGCCAGAGACCTTTACAGGCAGGCCTTCAACGCTATGGAGGCCGGTGACCTTGAGAAAGCAAAGTCCCTCTTTGAGCAGCTCGTCCAGCAGTATCCTGAGAGCTCCCTTGCTGACAATGCACTCTACTGGATAGGTGAGATTTACTACTCCCACAACGATTACGAGACTGCCGTAAACTACTTTAAGCAGGTTATTGAGAAGTACCCCAACGAGAACAAAGTTCCTGCTGCGATGCTTAAGCTTGGCCTCTGCTACAAGGGAATGGGAGATGTGGAGAAGGCGAAAGAGGCCTTCCGTAAGGTGATTGAGATGTATCCCGGAACTCCTGAGGCTGGGATAGCGAAAGTTAAACTTATGGAACTGGAGAGGTAG